A DNA window from Vagococcus penaei contains the following coding sequences:
- a CDS encoding DUF916 and DUF3324 domain-containing protein — MDSKKNVIRGLFFAVIGIFIISFNGQKIYAADTLAVAVNAILPENQRNKEVTYYDLQVTPEQKQELEFELINSSKKSQTVQLQINNATTNDLGNIDYSDRTQNLARDTSLKIALTDIAEIPNEVVVPANSQQIVKIKLTIPKEPFEGEILGGIRVTTLDEDTEGDASAQMTIKNKVAYTIGLSLTESDEPVKVALDLIDVKPVIGQGIQATIQNSQPLVIDGITYHAKVTKKGQQRIIYQTTVENYRFAPNSTVNLLIDGNQESLQAGIYDLTIKATTKKPEGTWTMKKEFT, encoded by the coding sequence ATGGACAGTAAAAAAAATGTGATACGTGGTTTGTTTTTTGCGGTAATTGGGATTTTCATCATTAGCTTCAATGGACAGAAAATTTATGCGGCTGATACTTTAGCCGTGGCGGTCAACGCTATTTTACCAGAAAATCAGCGCAATAAAGAGGTAACCTATTATGATTTACAAGTAACACCTGAACAAAAACAAGAGCTTGAGTTCGAGTTAATTAATAGCTCAAAAAAAAGCCAAACGGTCCAGTTACAAATTAATAACGCAACAACGAATGACTTAGGGAACATTGATTACTCAGATCGTACACAAAATTTAGCACGTGATACGTCACTAAAAATTGCTTTGACAGATATTGCAGAAATTCCAAATGAAGTTGTCGTGCCAGCAAATAGTCAGCAAATTGTTAAGATTAAGCTAACGATTCCTAAAGAACCCTTTGAAGGTGAAATTTTAGGTGGTATAAGAGTCACAACGCTTGATGAGGATACTGAAGGGGACGCTAGTGCTCAAATGACTATCAAAAATAAAGTTGCCTATACAATTGGTCTTTCATTAACTGAATCCGATGAACCAGTCAAAGTGGCATTAGATTTAATTGATGTTAAGCCGGTTATAGGACAAGGAATTCAAGCCACTATTCAGAATAGTCAGCCACTTGTCATTGACGGTATAACCTATCATGCCAAAGTCACTAAAAAGGGCCAACAACGTATCATTTATCAAACAACAGTTGAAAATTATCGTTTTGCACCAAATTCAACTGTAAATCTCTTAATAGATGGTAATCAAGAGTCGCTACAAGCTGGAATTTATGATTTAACAATTAAAGCAACAACTAAAAAGCCAGAAGGCACTTGGACGATGAAAAAAGAATTCACCTGA
- a CDS encoding FtsW/RodA/SpoVE family cell cycle protein encodes MRSVKSSIDKQIDYGVLLPVFLLSIIGMVSYYVALVHDDRVQNVTRLMIQQGMWYVLGGVVIFVIMQFSPKMIWRLTPIGYGVGLAVMTALLFFYDTVLADRTGSKNWFRFGSLTFQPAELMKIAFILMLAYIVTRHNVTYQKRTEKSDWLLIGKMILATIPVALLLKLQDDFGTMLVFIAILGGMVIMSGISWKIIVPIVGTFFVLGVGVLFLVTTDGGREFLYSVGFKSYQFARIDSWIDPFHDPTGNSYQQAQALKAIGSGGIFGKGFNQTEIFVPVRESDMIFSVIAENFGFIGSLFLIILYFILIYRMIRMCFDTNNEFFTYIATGIIMMILFHVFENIGMNIGLLPLTGIPLPFVSQGGSAILSNMIGVGLIMLMRYQYSSGKDLQSMN; translated from the coding sequence TTGAGATCAGTAAAAAGTAGTATTGATAAACAAATTGATTACGGTGTCTTGTTACCTGTGTTTCTATTGTCGATTATCGGAATGGTATCTTATTATGTTGCACTTGTACATGATGATCGTGTTCAAAATGTGACACGCTTAATGATTCAACAAGGTATGTGGTATGTCCTCGGTGGTGTGGTTATTTTTGTGATTATGCAGTTTAGTCCAAAGATGATTTGGCGTCTAACACCAATTGGTTATGGAGTAGGATTAGCTGTGATGACAGCTCTCCTCTTTTTCTATGACACAGTTTTAGCCGATCGGACGGGATCAAAAAACTGGTTTCGTTTCGGGTCATTGACCTTTCAACCAGCAGAATTGATGAAAATAGCCTTTATTCTGATGTTGGCTTATATTGTAACTAGGCATAATGTCACGTATCAAAAACGCACAGAAAAAAGTGATTGGTTACTTATTGGAAAAATGATTCTAGCAACGATTCCAGTTGCGTTATTGCTAAAATTACAGGATGACTTTGGAACGATGCTTGTCTTTATTGCTATTTTAGGTGGTATGGTGATTATGTCAGGTATTTCTTGGAAAATCATTGTTCCGATTGTCGGTACTTTTTTTGTTTTAGGTGTAGGCGTCTTATTTTTAGTTACAACAGATGGCGGTCGTGAATTTTTATATAGTGTTGGTTTTAAAAGCTACCAATTTGCGCGAATTGATTCATGGATTGATCCGTTTCATGATCCCACTGGGAATTCTTATCAGCAAGCACAAGCATTGAAAGCGATTGGTTCTGGTGGGATATTTGGTAAAGGATTTAATCAAACTGAAATATTTGTTCCAGTACGTGAATCTGATATGATTTTTTCAGTCATTGCCGAAAATTTTGGTTTCATTGGTAGTTTGTTTCTCATTATTTTGTATTTTATTTTAATCTATCGCATGATTCGGATGTGTTTTGATACAAATAACGAATTTTTTACTTATATTGCGACTGGAATTATTATGATGATTTTATTTCATGTTTTTGAAAACATCGGAATGAATATTGGCTTACTTCCACTGACGGGGATTCCGTTACCTTTTGTCAGTCAAGGTGGCTCCGCTATTTTAAGTAATATGATTGGTGTCGGTTTAATTATGCTGATGCGTTATCAATATAGTTCGGGTAAAGATCTTCAATCCATGAATTAA
- a CDS encoding LapA family protein yields the protein MSRKFKLFLLIVVIFLLVLFSIVNAQAITINLFFTTIRIPLVVLVLGCFVVSFLVAMMLLLSTIMKKNRLLNRQSKQVEQLLADSNANFSEDAQAKINELEQTTHRQSREISDLRHKLASYILEEADENQTN from the coding sequence ATGAGTCGCAAGTTTAAGTTGTTTTTGTTAATAGTGGTTATTTTTCTACTAGTGTTATTTTCGATTGTTAATGCACAAGCTATTACGATTAATTTGTTTTTCACTACTATTCGAATCCCGTTAGTCGTCTTAGTTTTAGGTTGTTTTGTCGTAAGTTTTTTAGTGGCAATGATGCTACTTTTAAGCACTATTATGAAAAAAAATCGTTTGTTAAATCGTCAAAGTAAACAAGTGGAACAATTATTGGCGGATTCCAATGCTAATTTTAGCGAAGATGCACAAGCTAAAATTAATGAGCTGGAACAGACAACACATCGCCAAAGTCGTGAAATTTCTGATTTAAGACATAAGTTGGCGTCATATATTTTAGAAGAAGCGGACGAAAATCAGACTAATTAA
- a CDS encoding SDR family NAD(P)-dependent oxidoreductase, producing MKKVFQTIQNKTVLITGASSGLGENIAYEAIKQGANVILCARRDNELQRVAQKCRQIGSGEVETFVLDVADYQSCQHLLSQLDGQQTTVDVLVNCAGFGVFKSFVDTPEETIRQMFEVNVLGLMHLTQQIALRMIHDGSGHIINVASQAGKTATPKSSVYSATKFAVIGFSNALRLELKPLGIAVTTVNPGPIKTNFFEIADPTGSYLKNLGSLAIQPDVLARRIVRLMGSYRRELNAPLMMEIGSKGYQLFPKVGDFLTSTLFNKK from the coding sequence TTGAAAAAAGTCTTTCAAACAATTCAAAATAAAACAGTACTAATCACTGGGGCCTCTAGTGGTTTAGGTGAAAATATTGCTTATGAGGCAATCAAACAGGGTGCCAATGTCATTTTATGTGCTCGACGTGATAATGAATTACAGCGAGTTGCTCAAAAGTGTCGCCAAATTGGCTCAGGAGAAGTTGAAACATTTGTATTAGATGTTGCTGACTATCAAAGTTGTCAGCATTTGTTGAGTCAGTTAGATGGTCAGCAAACAACAGTAGATGTGTTGGTGAATTGTGCTGGTTTTGGTGTCTTTAAATCATTTGTTGACACACCAGAAGAGACAATTCGTCAAATGTTTGAAGTCAATGTCCTTGGTTTGATGCACTTAACACAACAAATTGCCTTACGAATGATTCATGATGGTTCAGGTCATATTATTAATGTTGCGTCACAGGCTGGCAAAACAGCGACACCTAAATCAAGTGTTTATTCGGCAACAAAATTTGCTGTTATCGGATTTTCTAATGCCTTACGCCTCGAGCTAAAACCACTTGGAATCGCTGTGACGACCGTTAATCCTGGACCGATTAAAACGAATTTCTTTGAGATTGCTGATCCAACAGGTAGTTATCTGAAAAATTTGGGTAGCCTAGCTATTCAACCAGATGTCTTAGCCCGTCGGATTGTTAGGTTAATGGGTAGTTACCGTCGTGAACTCAATGCACCATTAATGATGGAAATCGGTAGCAAAGGCTATCAACTATTTCCAAAGGTAGGAGACTTCCTTACAAGTACATTGTTTAATAAAAAATAG
- the rnz gene encoding ribonuclease Z — MELEFLGTGAGVPSKQRNVTSIALKMLDERNEVWLFDCGEGTQQQILNTAIRPRKIEKIFITHLHGDHIFGLPGLISSRSFQGGDTPLEIYGPKGIKQYVLTSLKLSDTHLKYPIKFIEIETTGVIFTDKKIKVTCEELDHRIKCFGYRIEEADFQGELQVEKLKALNIPSGPIYKRIKDGEIVTLADGRIIDGRDFIGEAKKGRTVTILGDTRLTKNCYKLAQNADVLVHESTFNQNEAKLAKSYYHSTTAQAAQVAKESGVQMLLLTHISSRYLGKAVYELQQEAQQIFKQTKVVKDFDIITIPIPTNKK, encoded by the coding sequence ATGGAATTAGAATTTTTAGGTACAGGGGCAGGAGTCCCGTCGAAGCAACGCAATGTGACAAGTATTGCTTTAAAAATGTTGGATGAACGTAACGAGGTTTGGTTATTTGATTGTGGCGAAGGAACACAACAACAGATTTTAAATACTGCCATTCGTCCACGAAAAATCGAAAAAATTTTTATTACGCATTTACATGGCGATCATATCTTTGGTTTGCCAGGATTAATTAGTAGCCGTTCGTTTCAAGGTGGTGACACACCATTAGAAATTTATGGACCAAAAGGGATTAAACAATATGTTTTAACTAGTTTGAAATTATCAGATACACACTTAAAATATCCTATTAAGTTTATTGAAATCGAAACAACTGGCGTCATTTTTACTGATAAAAAGATTAAAGTAACTTGTGAAGAGTTAGACCACCGGATTAAGTGTTTTGGGTATCGCATTGAGGAGGCTGATTTCCAAGGGGAGCTTCAAGTTGAGAAATTAAAAGCACTCAATATCCCGTCTGGACCAATTTATAAACGAATTAAAGATGGTGAAATTGTCACGCTAGCTGATGGACGCATAATTGATGGGCGTGATTTTATTGGAGAAGCAAAAAAAGGTCGGACTGTAACCATTTTAGGTGACACACGTTTAACTAAAAATTGTTATAAATTAGCGCAAAATGCGGATGTTTTGGTTCATGAGAGCACATTTAACCAAAATGAAGCTAAATTAGCTAAAAGTTACTACCATTCGACAACGGCTCAAGCCGCACAAGTTGCAAAAGAGTCAGGAGTCCAGATGTTATTGTTGACACATATCAGTTCACGTTATCTTGGTAAAGCTGTCTATGAGTTACAACAAGAAGCACAGCAGATTTTCAAACAAACAAAAGTTGTCAAAGATTTTGATATCATTACTATTCCAATACCAACAAATAAAAAGTAG